The genomic region CGGAGCCAAGCAGGAAGATCAACACTGCCGCCAGATACAGCCGCCGCCGGCCATACAGATCCGAGGCGCGGCCCCAGATCGGCCCGGACACCGTCGCCATCAACAGGTAGAGGGCGAAGGGCAGGCTGTAGAGCTGCACCCCGCCCAGCTCCCGGATCACCCGGGGCATCGCCGTGGCGACCACCGTCGCTTCCAGAGCCGCCAAGAACAGGCCCAAGATCAGGCCCGCGGTGACCCGAATCCGATGCGATACGACGGCGGAGGTGATCATGGCGGGTGGCGATGCCTCCTCTCAGCCTTCCTCACCCTTCAGAGGGTTCGGCGAGATGCGCGCGGATCCCTCGGGAAGCAACTCCATCTGCCTCCCTCCCGGGTTGGAAGGCCCGGCGTAAAGCAACCGCCCTCCCTCCAGGCACCCCCACGGAGGAAGCGAATGCCCGACGCAACGCTCCTGATCCAGGATGTGCTCCACCTGGAACCCTCGCACCGTCAGGGCGTCGGCGATGAGCCGCCGGTGGCAGCGCCACGGGAACCGCTCCGCGCACATGAGCGCGACCCGGGCGCGCCCGGCCTCCTCCATCACCCGCTCCAGCCCGCGCTGGAACTCCTCGCTCTCCATGTGGTCCGCATAGCCGCGGAACCCCGGCGTCTGCCAAGCGATATGGGGGGAGTCCAGCCGCGGGGCGCGCCGACCGCCCAGCTCCGGCAGGTGAAGGTAACCGATCCCCACGGCGGCCAGGGCCACCGCCAGGGCATCTCCGCGGAAATGGGGATGCCGCCGGGAGGACGGAAACCGCCGCACGTCTATCACCCACTCCACCCGGTGGATCCGGAGGAGCTCCAGGAACTCCTCCAGCGGCCGGTTCGAATGCCCTACTGTCCAGATTGTGGGCACTCCGCTCCCTCCACGCGGCCGAGGGCCACGTCGATTGTCACCGGGGCGGACCGGTTCTGTCAATTCTGGAGCCGGGGATCCGATTCGGCGGGTTCCGGAGAAGCGGTCGGCGACGCCCAAAACTCGCCGCCCGGGACAGGGATCCGTCGCGCTCGCCCTTCCCGCTCCAGGGCCTCCATGGCCTCCCGCATCCCCGGAAGATCCCTCCCGTAGATCTCCGCCAGCTCCCGGGTGGTCAGCGGCCCGTAGATCCGGAGCAGCTCCTCGATTGCCCGCGGGGGATGCTCCTTCAGGGTGGGAGCCAGCCGGCGGAGGACCTCCCGATACGTCGCATAAGCGCGGTGGCCCACCACGAGGACCGGTCGCTGGGCGCCCGGGACCGCCACCGACCCCACGTACCGGAAAAGCAGCGTGGGGAACCCCGTCACCCCGTAACGCCGGCACTCCTCCAGGTCCTCCTCGAACGCACGCGCCGCACGTCCGTTCTCTAGATCCACCCGCCA from Thermoflexus hugenholtzii JAD2 harbors:
- a CDS encoding DUF488 domain-containing protein; translation: MPTIWTVGHSNRPLEEFLELLRIHRVEWVIDVRRFPSSRRHPHFRGDALAVALAAVGIGYLHLPELGGRRAPRLDSPHIAWQTPGFRGYADHMESEEFQRGLERVMEEAGRARVALMCAERFPWRCHRRLIADALTVRGFQVEHILDQERCVGHSLPPWGCLEGGRLLYAGPSNPGGRQMELLPEGSARISPNPLKGEEG